The Trichosurus vulpecula isolate mTriVul1 chromosome 4, mTriVul1.pri, whole genome shotgun sequence genome contains a region encoding:
- the LOC118846875 gene encoding mucosal pentraxin-like, whose translation MTYSPERVKQDLQTKAFLFPKPSADSYATLIPLQNKQLQKFTVCLWTYSELTRGYSLFSYATEVSYNEILLFRDEVGQYSLTVGGEEVTFQVDESTLTPVHICATWASASGVAEIWINGKPLVRKIMQVGYTLSGNAKIILGQDQDFYGGGFDINQSFVGEIGNVNMWDYVLPPKEIMANCNCGNILNWKKLKYEKHGHMLTVPHFWV comes from the coding sequence ATCTCCAGACTAAGGCATTCCTTTTCCCAAAACCATCAGCTGATTCCTATGCGACTCTGATCCCACTGCAGAACAAACAGCTGCAGAAATTCACTGTGTGCCTGTGGACCTACTCAGAACTGACCCGGGGCTACTCTTTGTTCTCCTATGCCACTGAAGTTTCGTACAATGAGATCCTCCTCTTCAGGGATGAAGTTGGACAGTACAGTTTGACAGTTGGGGGAGAAGAGGTTACTTTCCAGGTGGATGAGTCTACTCTTACCCCAGTGCATATCTGTGCCACTTGGGCATCAGCCTCAGGGGTTGCTGAGATATGGATAAATGGTAAACCCCTGGTGAGGAAGATTATGCAAGTAGGGTATACCTTAAGTGGGAATGCCAAGATCATTCTGGGGCAAGACCAAGATTTCTATGGGGGTGGGTTTGATATAAATCAGTCCTTTGTCGGGGAGATTGGGAATGTAAATATGTGGGATTATGTGCTTCCTCCCAAGGAGATAATGGCCAATTGTAATTGTGGCAATATCCTAAACTGGAAGAAGCTGAAATATGAGAAGCATGGCCACATGCTTACTGTTCCCCATTTTTGGGTTTAA